A window of Candidatus Methylomirabilota bacterium genomic DNA:
CCCCGATCGTGATCCCGATCATTCACGCTCCTTCTTGGAAGCGGCGGCCGCAGCGTCGAGCCGCGCGAGTACCGCATCGATGCGATCCTCCAGGCCTTCGATCTTCTCCTCGAGGCCCGCGATCTGCTTGGCGAGCCCGATGACCTGGGTGCGGGACGGCAGGCCGAGCGTCGCGAGACCGGTCTCGACCTGCTGCTCGGCCGCCTTCTTCACGGGCGCCGAGACGGAGAGAAAACCCTCGAGCTGCTTGCCCATGGCCTGGGCGAAGTTCTCGGTGCCCATACTCTGCTCGAGGACCTTCGACCACGCCGCGATCCATTGGTCGACGAACTGCTTCCACTGCGTCATGAGGTCGGGCGACACCGTCCCCTGCGTCATGACCTTGGACCAGGCCTGCATGCCCTGATCCATGAACGGCCGCCAGAACGCCTGGGGATCGACGGGCTGCCCCTGCCCCGCCATCTTGAGCCAGGCCTGCGTGCCCTCGTCCACCTGCTTCTTCCAGAGGTCGAAGAGCTGCTGGGTGCCCGTGTTGTCAGCCATGATCCGCCTCCTTGCTACGACCGCGCCGCGAGCCAGCTGGAGACCTTCGGCCAGCAGTGCACCGAGGCGCCGCGTCCTGCGATGAGCGAGATGTGCCCGCCCGGGAGCTCGACGTACTCCTTGTCCGTGCTGGAGACCGCCAGGATGAGCGGCCGGACGCAGCCCGGAGGAGCGATATTGTCCTCCTTGGCGCCCACCGCCAGGACCGGACAGCGGATGCTCTCGAGCCTGACCGGCTTTCCGGCCATCGTCAACTTGCCCTTGATCAGCCGGTTCTGCTGGTAGTAGTCCTTGACCCACTGCCGGAAGAATTCGCCGGGGAACGGCAGGTACTCGCTCGCCCACTTGTTGAGCGCGTTGAACCCGGAGACGTACTCGGGGTTCCAGAGGTTCCACCAGAGGTTGAGATTGGTCGAGAGTTCCATGGTGGGCTTGAGGAGCTTGAAGCCCATCTTGACCATGTCGGCCGGGATGGCGCCCAGCGTGTCCACGAACCGGTCGACGTCGAAGTAGCGGGCGTCGAGCCAGAGCCCGAAGAGCCCCACCTGGCTGAAGTCGATGGGCCCGGCCATATCGACGTAGTTCTTCAGCGGGAACTCGGGCGTGCTCCCGAGCCACGAGAGCGAGAGCGGCGCCCCCATGCAGTAGCCCAGCACCGACATCTCGCGCGCTCCCGAGCTCTCGAGGGCTTTGCGCGCCAGCCGCGGCAGGATCTTGGTCACCGCGTGCTCGAGCGTCAGGTCGTTGTCCTCGGGCCCGAAGACGCCCCAGTCCACGAGGTAGAAGTCGAAGCCCTGCTCGGTCATGTGCTCGATGAACGAGCTCTTGTGCATGAGATCGAAGATGTACGGGCGGCTGATGCCGAGGTTGGGTACGAAGAGGAGCGGGGTTGCGACCGTGCGCTTGGAGGCGTACCGCCAGAGGCGCGACTTGCCCGTGCGGTAGATCTGCTCGCGCGGCGTGGGCCCGACCTCGGGCTCCTTCGGGCTCATCACCATCTCGCTGAAGTGCTTCATGCGCAGCGCGTTCCTGCGCATCTCCTCCTGCCAGCGGACCAGCACTTCCGGCGACATGGCCGGCATCTCGGGCGTCATCGTGAACAGTTCGTCTTTCATCCGCTCCTCGCTGGGCGTGGCGCTCCTCGCTGGGCGTGGGGTTGCT
This region includes:
- a CDS encoding poly(R)-hydroxyalkanoic acid synthase subunit PhaE; amino-acid sequence: MADNTGTQQLFDLWKKQVDEGTQAWLKMAGQGQPVDPQAFWRPFMDQGMQAWSKVMTQGTVSPDLMTQWKQFVDQWIAAWSKVLEQSMGTENFAQAMGKQLEGFLSVSAPVKKAAEQQVETGLATLGLPSRTQVIGLAKQIAGLEEKIEGLEDRIDAVLARLDAAAAASKKERE
- a CDS encoding alpha/beta fold hydrolase yields the protein MKDELFTMTPEMPAMSPEVLVRWQEEMRRNALRMKHFSEMVMSPKEPEVGPTPREQIYRTGKSRLWRYASKRTVATPLLFVPNLGISRPYIFDLMHKSSFIEHMTEQGFDFYLVDWGVFGPEDNDLTLEHAVTKILPRLARKALESSGAREMSVLGYCMGAPLSLSWLGSTPEFPLKNYVDMAGPIDFSQVGLFGLWLDARYFDVDRFVDTLGAIPADMVKMGFKLLKPTMELSTNLNLWWNLWNPEYVSGFNALNKWASEYLPFPGEFFRQWVKDYYQQNRLIKGKLTMAGKPVRLESIRCPVLAVGAKEDNIAPPGCVRPLILAVSSTDKEYVELPGGHISLIAGRGASVHCWPKVSSWLAARS